Genomic DNA from Halomonas sp. BDJS001:
GCTGCGGGCAGGCATTGCCGATGGCATGTATCGCTCATTGTCGATATGGCTTGGGCGGCTGCCAGGCGGGCTGCTGCACTCCAACATCGGTACTTGCGCACTATTCGCCGCGACCTCCGGCTCCTCGGTGGCCACTGCGGCGACCGTTGGCACAGTGGCGTTGCCATCGTTGAATGAACGACGTTATCCCGTCAATCAATCACTGGGCTCTTTGGCTGCTGGTGGTGCTTTGGGGATATTGATCCCGCCGAGCGTCAACTTGATCGTCTATGGTTCACTCACCAACACCTCCATTGGCCAACTGTTCATGGCGGGTATCATCCCAGGCATCACACTGACCCTGCTATTCATGGCCTACATTGGCGTGTCCAGCCTTATGCGCACACGCCATGAGAGCAAAGAAGCAAACTACAGCTGGCGCGAACGGATCAGCGCCTCTGTTGACCTGATCCCCCCCTTGGTGGTGTTTTTTATTGTCATGGGTAGTATTTACAGTGGCCTCGCCACCGCCACCGAGTCTGCCGCCCTCGGTGTGGTGACAGCCCTGATCTTTGCCGGGCTCAAGCGCAAGCTGACGTGGCCCACCCTGCGCATCTGTTTTATCCAAACGGCCCGGGTAACAGGGATGATTTTGCTGATCATCACTGCCGCCTTCATCCTTAACCTCACTATCAGCTTGACGGGCGTGGCCAGCACCATGTCCAGTTGGGTGACCTCTCTAGGCCTGACACCCGTGATGTTCCTGCTGGCGCTTGTGGTGTTCTATCTGGTGCTGGGCATGTTCATGGATGTGCTGTCCATGCAGGTCGCCACCATTCCGATTACCTACCCCATGGCGCTCGCTTTGGGTATCGACCCGATCTGGTTCGGCATTTTTGTCGTCTTGATGTGCGAATTGGGGCTGATTACCCCACCGGTCGGCATGAACCTGTTCGTCGTGCATGGCATTCGTCCCGACAATGGAAGTATCAGCGACGTCATGAAGGGGGCCTTCCCATACGTAGTGCTGATGCTGTTGTTTGCAGGCTTAATTATCGCCGTACCGGCGATGGTCACGTGGCTGCCGGAGATCATGCGATGACCGCCCTCTGGCAATGCACGGCAACGGAACTGGTCGCGGGTTTCGCGCAAAACAGTGGTCACCAAAGGAGGCCCTGGCTGCTGTTCTCGACCGCTTGGAGGCCGTTAACCCTCAGCTCAATGCGGTCATCGCTCTAGCCGACGATGCTCATGAAGCCGCCGAACGCAGCAGCATGCGTTACAGCGAGGGAAGGCCCCTGAGCCCGCTGGACGGAGTGCCCATCAGCATCAAGGATAATCTTTTGTTGGCAGGCGTACCCGCAACCTGGGGCACGGCCGCCCTACGCAACTGGATTCCTGACCACGACGAATTACCCGTTGCTAGGCTACGTCAAGCCGGGGCGGTGCTATTCGCCAAGACGAACGCACCGGAATTCACCCTGGAAGGTTATACCGACAACCCGGTGTATGGCGTGACAGGGAGCCCTTGGGCCCCTGCGTTGACGCCGGGCGGTTCGAGCGGCGGGGCCGCGGCGGCTGTCGCCGCGGGCATAGGGCCGCTGGCGCTTGGCACCGACGGTGGGGGGTCTATCAGGCGGCCTGCCGCTCATTGCGGGCTGGTCGGGCTAAAGCCCTCCATTGGAACGATCCCCAGAGCCGATGGCTTTCCTCAAATACTGCTCGACTTCGAGGTTGCTGCTCCCCTGGCACGCTGTGTCGAAGATGCCGCCCTCATGCTGAAGGTTCTCAAAGGCGCCTGCCTGGAAGATCGACAATCATGGATGGAGTACCCTGGTCGGCGAACCACGGCATCACGCATCCTGTGTGTCTCCTCGTTGCCGGACTGCCCTGTCGACCCTCAAATACGCCGACAGGTTGAGAAGGCAGCCGACACTTTCTCCCGGATGGGCCTAGAGGTCGTATTTGATGCCCTCCCACTGGCGTTAGCAGCGCTTAACGAGATCTGGAGTGAAGTCGGGCAGATTGGACTGGCACACCTCGCCGAGACGCATGCCTCTTGGCTGGAGCATGCGTCGCCTAAGTATCGGGAGATGGCCAACGCTGGAGCCCGCCTGCCGGCCAGCCGGTTGTGGCACATTCTTGATGTTGTATCTCGCCTGCGCCGTCAGGTGGATACGCTATTTACCGACACTGACATGGTGCTGATGCCCAGCATCGCCGCCCTTTCTTGGCCTGCCAGCCAAGCCTACCCGCCGACCATCGACGGCCAGCCCGTTGGCCCGCGAGGGCATGCGGTATTCACTGGCTGGGTGAATGCCGCAGGCAACCCTGCCATCAACCTACCGGTGGAGCCATCACATGAGGGCCTGCCCATCGGGCTGCAGCTGATTGGCCCCTGGCAGTCGGAAGACCTACTGCTCGATTTGGCGCTGCGCTATCAGCGCCTTGCTCCTTGGCAAGCACGCTATACCGAACTGTGGGAGCGATGAGCATGGCGACACGATTACCCCTACTCATCGATCGGGACTTTTATGGCTACGGCGCCTCCCTGCCGCGCATTGCGTGGCCCAATAACGCTCGGCTCGCGCTCTCCTTCGTACTCAATTTGGAGGAGGGTGCCGAATTTAGCCTGCGTTCTGGCGACCCAAGCAACGAGGATACGCATGAGGTGCAGTGCCAGATCAAGGGCGCTCCCGACCTGTGTATGGAGAGCCACTTCGAATATGGCACGCGTGTCGGTTATTGGCGCGTCATGTCGGCCTTTGAGGAAGCC
This window encodes:
- a CDS encoding TRAP transporter large permease, which codes for MSLDYIFIAFALMIAMMLLGLPIAVSMAAIGIMGGIMAYGLPFMNSISPVVWGVQNDSLLTSIPLFVLLGEILLRAGIADGMYRSLSIWLGRLPGGLLHSNIGTCALFAATSGSSVATAATVGTVALPSLNERRYPVNQSLGSLAAGGALGILIPPSVNLIVYGSLTNTSIGQLFMAGIIPGITLTLLFMAYIGVSSLMRTRHESKEANYSWRERISASVDLIPPLVVFFIVMGSIYSGLATATESAALGVVTALIFAGLKRKLTWPTLRICFIQTARVTGMILLIITAAFILNLTISLTGVASTMSSWVTSLGLTPVMFLLALVVFYLVLGMFMDVLSMQVATIPITYPMALALGIDPIWFGIFVVLMCELGLITPPVGMNLFVVHGIRPDNGSISDVMKGAFPYVVLMLLFAGLIIAVPAMVTWLPEIMR
- a CDS encoding amidase; translation: MHGNGTGRGFRAKQWSPKEALAAVLDRLEAVNPQLNAVIALADDAHEAAERSSMRYSEGRPLSPLDGVPISIKDNLLLAGVPATWGTAALRNWIPDHDELPVARLRQAGAVLFAKTNAPEFTLEGYTDNPVYGVTGSPWAPALTPGGSSGGAAAAVAAGIGPLALGTDGGGSIRRPAAHCGLVGLKPSIGTIPRADGFPQILLDFEVAAPLARCVEDAALMLKVLKGACLEDRQSWMEYPGRRTTASRILCVSSLPDCPVDPQIRRQVEKAADTFSRMGLEVVFDALPLALAALNEIWSEVGQIGLAHLAETHASWLEHASPKYREMANAGARLPASRLWHILDVVSRLRRQVDTLFTDTDMVLMPSIAALSWPASQAYPPTIDGQPVGPRGHAVFTGWVNAAGNPAINLPVEPSHEGLPIGLQLIGPWQSEDLLLDLALRYQRLAPWQARYTELWER